The Corallococcus soli DNA window CTCCAGGCGGACGGGGGCCTCCTTGGGGGTCCCCGTCCACTGGATGACAGGCACCGACACGGCGTGCCATGGTGCGAGGCTTCCGGGCGCATCCCGTCGCGCCCCGTTCATTTTTGGAGGGCGTTTCATGGACCCACAGCAGCGCGAAGATCAGCAGTTCGGCTCGTTCATCACCGGCTCCCCCACGGCGAGCACGGATGAGAAGACGATGGGGATGTTGGCGCACCTGGGCTCCATCGCCGGCATCGTGGTGGGCGCGGGCTTCCTGGGCTGGGCGGTGCCGCTGTTCCTGATGCTGACGAAGGGCAAGGAGTCCTCCTTCGTCCGCGCGCACGCGGTGGAGTCGCTCAACTTCCAGATCACCACCTTCATCGCGATGACGGTGTCCGCCGTCCTGATGTGCGTGGGCATCGGCTTCCTGCTGGCGCCCATCGTGGCGATCGGCTCCATCGTGTTCACCATCATCGCGGGCCTGAAGGCCAACGACGGGGAGCTCTACCGCTACCCCGTCAACCTGCGACTGGTGAAGTAGCCGTCAGCCGCCAATGCCCATCATGGGCAGGAGCGTGGCGCCGTTTCCGGCCTCCGTGAAACGGTGCCCCTCCGGCTTGTCCCCCAGCGCGCGGCGCACGGCCATGGCCAGCTCCGCGTCGGTGGCCCCGCCCCGGATGAGCTGGTGCAGCGGCGCCTGCGCCCGGCCGCCCAGGCAGCTGCGCAGGTCCCCGTTGGACGCCACCCGCACCCGGTTGCACCCGCCACAGAAGTTCTGGGTCAGCGGGGAGATGAAGCCCACCCGTCCGCCCGCCGTGCGCCAGTAGCGCGCCGGCCCGGAGGTGGGCGAAGCGGCGTCCTCCGGCGGCTCCTCGGTGAGCTGCCGCCCGCTGGACGCCAGCCGCTCCAGCAGCTCCGCGGTGGGCACCGGCGTGCCCTGGCCAAAGGGCATCAGCTCGATGAAGCGCGGGGTGATGCCGCGCGCGTGCGCGAAGTCCACCAGCGCGGGCACCTCCCCGTCGTTGATGCCGCGCATCACCACGACGTTGAGCTTCAGCGACTGGAAGCCCGCCGCCGCCGCCGCGTCGATGCCGCGCAGCAGCGCGTCGAAGTCGCCCTGCTTGGAGATGCGCCGGAACGTCTCCGGCGACAGCGTGTCCAGGCTGAGGTTGAGCTGGGTGACGCCCGCCTCGCGCAGGGGCGCGGCCAGGGACTCCAGGCGGCTGGCGTTGGTGGTGATGGCCAGGTGCTGGATGCCCGGGACGGCGGCGAGCCTCCGGGCGATCTCCTGGATGTCCGGCCGGATGAGGGGCTCGCCCCCGGTGAGGCGCACGCGGCGGATGCCCATGCGCGCGAACACGGAGACGATGCGCTCGAACTCCGCCGCGTCCAGCAGGTCCTTCTTGCCGCCCCAGGACGCCGGGGAGCAGTAGGTGCAGCGGAAGTTGCAGCGGTCCGTGATGCTCAGCCGCAGGTACGTCATGCAGCGCCCCTGCGCGTCGAGCAGCGGAGGGGCGAGCGGATTGGCGGCGGGCAGGGGGGCGATCATCACGGGGCCTTCCGCCTTCATAACAATCCGCCCCGGGAAATCATCGCTCCCCGTGGGGGCCCTCAGCCTTCGGTGCCCGACGCTGAACGGATCGCGATGGGCGCCGTCACATGGGCCGGGGCCGCGTTCGAGGCGGGGCCCACCGGCGGCGAATCCGCTTCGTCATCCAGGTCGGTGAGGCGCGCCAGCTCCGTCTCCGCCTCGGCGGCGTCGGCGGCGGCCTGCATCGGGTTGAGCTTCTTCTCCGCCATCTCCTTCTTGATGCGGATGAGCCCCTCCTCGCCGATGTCCAGGAACGCCTTCACCACGTCCGGATCGAACTGGGTGTTGGCGCAGCGTTTGATCTCCTGGATGGCGTTGGCGAACGTCGTGCCCTTGCGGTACGGCCGGTCGCTCGTCATCGCGTCCAGCGTGTCCGCCACCGCGAAGATGCGCGCGCCGATGTGGATCTCATTGCGCTGGAGGTTGCGCGGGTAGCCCGCGCCGTCGAACCGCTCCTGGTGCGACAGGACGATGTCCGCCGGGGTGGAGAGGAAGGGGATGTTCTGGATCATCTGGAAGCCGATCTCCGGATGACGCCGCATCTCCAGCCACTCGTCGGGGGTGAGCTTGCCGGGCTTGAGCAGCACCGCGTCCGGCACGCCGATCTTGCCGATGTCGTGCAGGAGCGCGCCTCGGCCGATCTCCTCCATCTGCTTGCCGTGGATGCCCATGCGGCTGGCGATGGCGCTCGTGTAGCTGACCACGCGCTGGGAATGGTCGCTCGTCTCGTGCTCGCGCGCGTCCAGCGCCGCCACCAGGGCCAGCAGCGTGTTCTGGTACGTGTTGGCGATGTTGTGCAGGGCGCTGCGAAGCTCGGCGGTGCGGTCGCGCACCTTGCCCTCGAGCTTCTTCTGGTAGCGCTTGCGCGCCATCTCGATGCGCCGCTTGGCGAGCGCCCGCTCGATGGCCCGGATGAGATCTGTGAGCTTGGGTGGCTTGAGCAGGTA harbors:
- a CDS encoding HD-GYP domain-containing protein; this translates as MEAIPPAPPRILIVDDDDSVRDVISVLLREEGYNCVVANGAEMALDVAGEEETPLVISDMKMPGRDGLWLLENLRERLPDTSVIMLTGYGDTESAVDCLRRGAVDYLLKPPKLTDLIRAIERALAKRRIEMARKRYQKKLEGKVRDRTAELRSALHNIANTYQNTLLALVAALDAREHETSDHSQRVVSYTSAIASRMGIHGKQMEEIGRGALLHDIGKIGVPDAVLLKPGKLTPDEWLEMRRHPEIGFQMIQNIPFLSTPADIVLSHQERFDGAGYPRNLQRNEIHIGARIFAVADTLDAMTSDRPYRKGTTFANAIQEIKRCANTQFDPDVVKAFLDIGEEGLIRIKKEMAEKKLNPMQAAADAAEAETELARLTDLDDEADSPPVGPASNAAPAHVTAPIAIRSASGTEG
- a CDS encoding DUF4870 domain-containing protein, which codes for MDPQQREDQQFGSFITGSPTASTDEKTMGMLAHLGSIAGIVVGAGFLGWAVPLFLMLTKGKESSFVRAHAVESLNFQITTFIAMTVSAVLMCVGIGFLLAPIVAIGSIVFTIIAGLKANDGELYRYPVNLRLVK
- the moaA gene encoding GTP 3',8-cyclase MoaA produces the protein MIAPLPAANPLAPPLLDAQGRCMTYLRLSITDRCNFRCTYCSPASWGGKKDLLDAAEFERIVSVFARMGIRRVRLTGGEPLIRPDIQEIARRLAAVPGIQHLAITTNASRLESLAAPLREAGVTQLNLSLDTLSPETFRRISKQGDFDALLRGIDAAAAAGFQSLKLNVVVMRGINDGEVPALVDFAHARGITPRFIELMPFGQGTPVPTAELLERLASSGRQLTEEPPEDAASPTSGPARYWRTAGGRVGFISPLTQNFCGGCNRVRVASNGDLRSCLGGRAQAPLHQLIRGGATDAELAMAVRRALGDKPEGHRFTEAGNGATLLPMMGIGG